The window aagtcaaaacaatgaggaaatatcaataaaaatcccctaagggttcaaatagttggcatgaggaggcccaaatatgacattcagtccaaaacatgatgataacaaacagttttcaatgaaatacgcggtaaaacaatcattctggatggactaagtcacaatccccaatagtgcccGACCCCACGTTCgttatctagcgtgtgtgtcaccttaatatagcacaacgatgtgcgatctgaggtttcataccctctggacaatatttacaatcattactcacctcaatctggttcaaactctagctcgcgacgcctttgcccctcgaatcagcctccacttgcatcgaatctatccaaaaatcagaatcacgatgtcAAAATATATTAAGGGAACGAATCCCGAGCGAAGATAATCAGTTTAgagcataaatcccgaaattaccaaaacttgacCCCCTGACCCActtctcggaattcgataaaatttacatcaatagatttcttatctccccacgagttcatacatatcaaaagtacaaaaattctaccacaaatggtccctcaaatcctcaagtctagatctccaataccaagccctagtttccccaattttaacccttaaattccattactTACAGCTCTAAtctgtgaaataataccataggaacgacttttaggtccaaaatccttacctcaatgaagttcccttgaaatccttcttcaaatcgccaaaaaagctccaaaaaccgacttaaaaatggtggaatagctcaaaaatcgcgaaggaatgaATTTATATATTCTGGCCCAggcatttcgcatctgcggccccctCTACCGCTTCTGaggtaccgcttttgcggtccaagaTGCCGCTTCTACGGTTTCACTTATTCCCCAGcttccgcatttgcgatgcaccttccgcacctgcgccaaCGCAGGTGCGGCTTctcagccgcttctgcggctccaacCTTCCTAGCCCCTTCCGTTTCTGCAACTCCTAAATCGCTTCTGTGAGGCTGCACCTGCGGTaccctagccgcaggtgcgattatgacagtaaATTCCACACTTCAGTTGCCAAACCAAATTttcaaactctccgtcaaccatccgaaattaccccgaggccccccggacctcaaccaaaagcataaacatatctcataaccttattcaaactcgtaccaatattcaaaacactaaaaacaacatcgaattaaccaaaacacatcggattcaagcctaagttttcaaaatcttccgaattatgcttttgatcaaaatgtataccaaaccacgtccgaatgacctgaaattttgcacacacatcccaaatgacccaacggaaGTACTGCAACTCCTAGAAATcaattctgacccctatatcaaaatctcacctaccaaccggaaaatgcccaaaaattcaattccgccaattcaagcttaaatctactccggacctccaaaacacattccgatcacgctcctaagtctcaaatcacctcctgaagctatccgaaccatcggaactcacatccgatccctctaactcataagtcaacatccggttgatttttccaacttaagcttcctcaaaagagactaagtatctcaaaccttaccaaatccgttccgaacccgagccaaccaactcgatcacacatagaaccaataaacaaagcaataagaagcagaaataggggaaacggagcggtaactcgtgagacaactggccgggtcgtcacattatAATAGTCTCTAAGTTCACATAAAATCTTTAAAAGTATGTCTTTGTTTAAGACTTAAACTCTAAGCAATaaaattcttgattttatttataaAGCTACATAAAGCCACACCAACATTGTTCGTTTAAGCCGAAACTattcaacaaacaacaacaatcatTGATGGACTCGATCAAATCCACACACGGATTAAAGCAAACAACAACACCTTAATAAATTAATAAGATTCTCACAAACATCATAAACAACAGACACAAGAGTTCGATCACGATTCTCTTATTAACAGTGAATACCGTTAATATTGTCAAGTAAATTTGATCAACTATTACTGTAACATTTATTCTACGCAGATTTTCTGTCCAATcttttcagtcaaagtctaagaaTCAAATAAATcttatgctctgataccaatgaaAGAATAAATCGTGGAGCGAGAACAACGAATTGTGTGCCTATTTGACGCAGCGAAGATCGTTGAACTCACCACCAAAAAAATTACTCCAAGTCGGACTTCATTTCACTAGGAAACGAAGTTTATTCTTCACGAGTTAAATGTCTCATCATCTTTTGTGTGTATTTAGAGATAATCCGAAGAGGGAggagtgatttttcttttctgaacCTCTTTTTATTAACCGTGATTATGGTAACCTCCTTAAAATCTATATCTTATAAATAGGTATTGGACTGGGTCAGCCCACATAAAGCGACCTACAATCCAATATTCAGCCATTACTCTTTTGACATATAATTACATGCATTTAGTGATAATCCAAATTCAAATATTAGTATTTGCATAAAAATTACGGATTTCAAACTTGTGGTACTGCTTAATAATTTTTGTTCTATTAGCTTTTTGataatttttcggcaaaaaatCGTTTATATGCATAATCTACGCATCATTATTGAACTCATAAGTTAAAAATTTGACACAAATTGACCAGAGAGAGAGCATAGGAAAATTTCAGAAAATGACTCCGCTCCTTCCTCATGCTAGGTtcaagaaattaaagaaaaaattattcttgaggaaaatattttttaaaagatttaaaTCAAATTGAAAATGTTATTCTCCATACCACTCCCTAAATATATAGAAAAGTGTCAGATTTTTTTTTAGATGAATAAGAATTTGTAGTTAATTGAACTGATAAAAGGAGTATAAATAAATTAGGCAAAATAGCCTCTGGGTCACTTAAACTTATACCCATTTATCAATCCGATAAAATGAACTTATAAGTTTGACTGACTAACACAATCATATTCTTAACCTATTATTGTTTGACATGTGTAATTTGTAGGCCTCAATctctttttaataatttatttaaaaaattaaaaccttttcctttcttttcttcttcttcaccagtACCAGCACTACATGTTTCATCCATCAATGAACACAGCACACCACCCTCATCCACTCTAAAATCCCCAAATCAATAATGAACATCATCCTTCGTACTCTAAAACTCCCAAttgaataaaaaagtaaaaaggaCACAAACAAAATCAGTAAAATCTAAAAACTCCAGACGAATCAGTAAAAAGATAAAATCTTTTATTATCTTCTCcaaaattatctttgaaaattcCCAACATCCTCCAATTCTAATTCTACTTCTTCCTTTTACGTTTTCTAAACAGAAATTTTAGAGAGAGATTCAAAATCTCTGaaaatttcaattgaaattttgttctttaatttcttttaacCAGCATTTTCCTCTTTGAATTGTGGTCATGTCAGATTTGTTAAAAAGTAgttgggggggaggggagggaggagaatgaagaaagaggAGAATGGAGGGCATGGGGCGGTGAGAGTTTTCAGCttttgtaatttcttttttgtttttcctttttatttgctttcttttctgattttaacatttttataattaaaactgTTATATTCATGCGCCTCTGTATCGTGATTTGCACGTATTTGGGCCACATCATTTAAATCGTTTGTAAATATTTAAATGAGAAACTTATAAATTTATTTATCGGACTAACAAATTGGTATAAATTTAAGTGGTCCAGAGACTATTTTGTCAATAAATTATAAGTGTGCTGAGTTAGTGAAGTAAAAGAAAGCTagcaattttaataaatataatcgACTAAAATGACAGAACTagagagaaaataaaattttgtctgAATTGAGGTATAGTATGGTTATTTTACACCTATGCTCTTAACGGCGGAGTTTGACTGACATCTGGACTAAAAATTTGGGGGAAAACGATTTTCGCCTATAGAACAGAAAAGGGAGAAAAACTCACCCAGACCCATCTTTTCACTCAAAAGAGCTAAGTCAGTAAAAATGTCTGCTCTTCGACATGCAGCTTTCAGGGGCTGCAGGTTTTTGCTTGAGGCAGCAAAAGCCACAACCCGATCTCCCAAAGCAGCATCTTCTTCTGCTTCCAAGAATAAGGCTGCTGCTACAACCTCGAAATCGTCGACATCAGCAGGGAAGCAGGGTCGTTCTCCTTCGGCTCGACCCACTGGTCTTCTTAAGGTAACCCCTGTTTCGCCGACACTTCATAGCTTTCTTGGAGTTTCTGAGACTTCTCGCGGCGATGCTGTCAAGAAAATCTGGGATTACATCAAACTCCACAATCTTCAGGTACCCTTTTCTCTCTAGATATACTATTTGAGTATATTTACTCTTCGAATAATTCTAGAATTTATATGGTGATGTTTGTCTAGACAtatattttaggaaaagaaagttttTTTTTACACATgggtgaaatatatatatagtactaCTAGTATAATTTTTCAAAAGTATCAGTGGTGTTCAACATGCTATGTCAATTACGGTAGTATGTTGTCTATCTTTTTGGAGCAGATAATCGACGAAGAAGTGTCATATTAAATAGAAATGAAATGTACTAGTGTTACTGATCCCTAGGGGTTTTGCAGTAAAAATATTTCTGGTGTTGGAGGTTTTCTGGTTTGTTGCTACTAAAAGGTTGTTGTTTGGCCTCAAGAATGCTCCATTTGATATTACATTTTGGGCATTCTGCACTCTTTTAGTTCCTCAAAGGATTTCAAATCTGTTGTGCTTTCTCCAATATGAAATGTGTGCATGGTGAGCCTCTAGGTTCATGATATCCTAACCTATTTGAACTTGAAGCATGAAAATACCTTTGGTTGTGCCCAGAAGGCAGTTTATTTCCCTTGGTAGCACTTAGGCATTGGAATAGTCTGAAGTAATATGACTTGCAAAGCAAGGTTGAGCAGCTACTGTCATCACCGATAGAAATAACACTATAGCTGTGTATATGCTGGTGAATGTATAACAATATTAAGCAGGGGCGAATTCGTAAGGGAGATtatggggcacgtgaacccatggtctttccgcaaaattaaatattttatgtacatattttaaaaaatttgataTAGTATTAACTTTGGCAACCATGCTCCAAGAAGGCTGAATGATGCACTTGGTTAAAGGTTGAGTTATTTACCAATAGGAATAGAGATCAATTTCCACTTAATATATTTTTCCTCTGATGTTAAGACATGAAAACTCCAGGTCTCAGCTTCCGGTCATAAATTAGTTCAAGCCATGCTAGGACGAAGAAGAAACAAACAGGTCTAAAGAACAAAATAGATACTGAGTTGTGTCAAGTCTCCCATTGTTTTTTGTTAACTGGCTCAGAACATTTTTTGTCAGCCTTTCCCGGCCCATTATGAGAAATTCATTATCTACGGACTCATTGTTCTTTATTGCTGTTGATCTCATTATCTCCTGTCAACACTCGTTGAGAATCATTTTTTATAGACTTCACCTGGTTTAAATCTTCTTCTCTATCAATCGTGCTAGTTTAAACATTTCTTTATCCCCTTCTCGTGTTCCTAGCTTTTGATACATGGCATCTAGGGCTTCCCCTCCAGCTTTACTAATAGCCTTCTTAGCTTCGCTCATAGCTCTCTTATACTCTTAACTTGTTTTCTGTAATGAGAGTGGTCAAATAGGactactctttttcttttctttgataaGTGAATGGGAGATAAAGTCGCTACCTAGCAAATGCTTTAGATGACTCCATCCAAACCAGTCACAGAACTAATATTGAAAATTTGCATCTTTTGCCTCCAGATATCTATTCTATTGCTATGTGCATAATAAAGGGAAATGATGCTCAGAGTTCTCCAGAGGTTAATTGCTGATTGCTTTTCCCCATTGGAATAATATTTCTTCCGTCTTTATTCGACAAATAGCAAAGCATTTATTGCTTTTAGAGCTGTAGTACACATAGTACACAGACTCTTAGTATCATCTCTTGAAAATTCTCAATTTTCCTCTGCCTGCAGGACCCCATGAATAAGAGGGAAATCAATTGCGATCACAAGCTCAAAACAATATTTGGAGGGAAGGACAAAGTGGGGTTTCTAGAGATTTCCAAGTTGCTGTCTGCTCATTTCGTGAAGCCTAACTGAAGTAGTCGTCAAATCATCCATGCTCGACTCTTGATATTGTACATAAACTACTTTGCCTTCTTGACATTAAACTCTGATTTGCAATTTGTGTGCTTAGTTTTCTAGATGGACATCTTGTAAAAAGTAAAGTAGGAAGAAGCAGAAAGACTATTGGCTCTTTAACAATGTATGTTCATTTCTTACTTCAGTGAAATGTAATGAATGCTTTTCCTGTATTGTCCATTGCATACACAAGTGACAGTTAATGAAACATGATAACAAAGAATTTCAACAGCTCATAGAAAGTTATGACTTTCGTCAATCTCACTGCTGATTAAGATTGGAAAGCATAATAACAAGCAATCAAGCATAGGGGTAATTCATAACAGCCTTGAGGAAGATCTCATTAATTGGCTCACAATGTGATTACGAACAATGTTCTCCATTTGCCACAAATAATGCATTTGTCACAAATAATAGGGTAAATTTGCTTTATATTTACCATGAACTATACAGTCAGACAAGCAGGTGTCGGATCCATTGTTCGACAACAGCAGGAGAACCATACCATGGTCTAGTAGCATCATCAGAGCCAACAGGGGAATGGTAAACTCCATCCAGAGTGATATTAAGTGCACCTTTTAGATGAGCTGAGACTTCTGGCACAACTCCATCACCCCAGACATCTGCCTGGCCGCAAACCTGACAAATTATCAGATTGTTAGATTACTTAAATAACAGATATGTGCTCATGTGCTACTGAAACTAAATGATAGGAGTATATAGATTGGTAATTTGAGCAATATCAAACTCAAGGGCGCCTGTGGTATAAACCTGCTTGTAGCCTTGACCAACAAACCGTGCACGGAAAGTGGAAGCTGTTTCTGGATTTGTGTTGCTTACTGCAGCAACCTCTGACGTTGGCTGGTCAACACTAGCTTCCACTTCAGAACTGTATGTTGAACTTGAACCAAGGAAACGAGACCCTTGAATATACCTACACAAGTGAAATCCATTAAGTTTTTCTCAATAAGGCGTTAGGTTAAGAAATGATTCCTAATCACAATAGAGGCAAAAAATGttaggtgatttcttctcatctGCCTAAGCTTTGGTACCAGGTACTCGGTGGAATAGCCGAGGTACACGCAAACTAACCCGGACACCATCATTATAATAATTGCTTAGATAGACATCATCCATGTTATTTATCTCAATATTTTCTCCAATAGACAGCAAAAAGTTTAGATAGTGttagcttattttgaattatataCGACCTTGTTAATTTGATCTTCCGGGCAGTCTGTATGTCAATAAACAGATCAAGCAGGAAGCGATCCTCAAGCAAGTTAGTACTCATTCCCACGGTAAAGTGTTTGGTGTTTCATTCTTAAATGCATGCACAACTATTGGCATAATGTCATATTGCTTCATCTGCTGCTTATTGTAGTGTGCTGCCACTTTTTGCAAATCATATAGACTCAATCGACTCCTTCAACAGGCTATCCTATGGCATCAGAAAGAAAGACTGGAAAGTTCTATCAGCATTTTGATAGGAGCTTCCATAATTTTTCCAGTAACCACTTCTGTTATTATAGTTTTGCCATGTGAAAACGGTCTCTATGCTTGCTGGTTGCAATTAAACCACGATATGTCACATGTTATTAGGTTTTGAAGCATTAAAATTTATGCAGTAAATATACCCTCCCAAATAGGGTGGTTGAAAATTAAAGGAAACCTTTCCCAAATTAATTAAGCTAACAAAGATGGGGTCTAAAGATAGCTTACTATTGCAAAGCTCAATTGTAATGAGAGAAGAAACTCAAATACATCCTTTTTTGGATAACTAGAAACTTTAACATCATTAATACTGCCATATTTATATTGCAACTAAAGCAGACAGTTAAGTTTCTTCAACAATCCCCTTCACTATCATTGAACATTAAAAGAACTAAATGAAATGAATGTGTCATTGCAGTGAAAACATCATTGATCATTCACAAGAAGCACTAGAAATCAAGCACATGAACAGAACAACAAAATTTGATATTACCTCCCTGCTATACATACATATCTAAGTTGTGGAGAATAGACAGCTTTTGCACAATGCTCTTCAACGTAATACAAGAGGCctcttgtttgatcaattacTCCTGGCAAACCTTTAGGTGGTGGCCTAATGAAACCAAATAATATCAGTGTTAGGCTTATGCAGAACAAGCTCCCTAAGATATTCCATCTATTAAATCTAGTAGTAATAGCTGCATAGATACACCAGGTGACTATAttataaatgaataaatttatACATACAGGTGGGGGGTTCCTAGCGTCAGTAACAAGGAAACATCTGAGAAGCCAAATTCCTGCAAATAGACACGTGCGAGCCATCCTCCAGCTGAATGCCCAATCAAAGTTAAACTTCCACTCCCACCTACAACAAATGTGGCCGGATTATGGGACTGCAACATGCCCTGTTAAGTAAAGAGGACTGTGTAGGTCAATCAAGGTTTAACGCTCATATTTATAGAATCTGTAAAAGAAAACACCAACAACTATTTTAGCTATAAGAAGTGCATAGAAAGCTGGAGTTTTAATCCTAGGAAAATGAAGTAGAGAAAAACAAGGACGTGGCAATAAGgttaaccaaaatcaagtattTTCTTGGGGAGAAGTATGTTTGGACTTGTGGCTACCTTGAATTTGCAGATAGGATAGAGAATAGTGGCCTTATGTTCAATGTCAGAATGCGCAAATTTGGTCTAAGTCAGTGATCAAGTAGGAGAATATTTCCGTCTAAACAAACGGGAATGCCAGAATACATATCATGTTTGTATTAAGAGATGTACTATATACTACATAAATGAAATAACAAGACCATAACCAGTCTACAAGAAAGTTTAAGTTAATGATTATTAATTGCAGTTGCAGATGCAGCATATAGAAAGAGACAGTAAAATGACTTATCGTGACCATATCCACATGTTATTAGATTGAGTGAAATGTGTAGCCTAACAAGCTGGCCAAATTTAAGTAAACGAAAAATTTAAGATTAATAATAGAGAAAGCGAATTAAATGAAGAACCTTGAGCCAATTCTTTTGCTTCACTGACGGCTTCATCAATTCTTTTGAGGTACCTGGCCAAATTTTCTCCTTAATGTATAAGAGAATATGGCTTGATAGCTGCTAAGCATAAAATTTTGTAAGGATTATTACCAATCAAGCACTGGCCGAGGACGAAGAGTGCCACGCCAATAATTTGAGTCCAATAAACCAGCAGCATTCCTCAGCCAATCAATTCTTGAAACTTTTGCTATTGCTGTTGGTACTCCATAGCCTTTCAGTATAAGAGCCAACTTCTCATAGTCATTTGTATTGTTCCCTAACCCCTGAAGAAGATAACAAATGATATACCCAATTATCAGTTACCGCAAAAGGTATCTCCTCACCCATGGCTCAAGTCTGAATAATACTCTGCAACCAGTCCCTCCCCAGGGGCGAAGCTACACTTTGATAAGGGACCACCCTTCGTAAGAAAATTATACTGCATATATAtgtaaaatattaggttttaaacgcatataacatatattgaacaccctttgtcggtTTGAAGACCATGAGAAAATTCCTGGCTCGCCAGTGCTCCTCACATTAAAGGAATAAAAAGAATCCCAGAAGGCTGATATAGAACAAATTCAACATAGTAACAAATAGATAGTCAATATAATTGATTAGATTTACACAGAGGGTGTTTgcctaagcttataagctggttaAACTGCCTTATAAGCACTTTTtagcttatctacgcgtttggtaaaattaaaagtccttataagttaagtgcttataagccaaaaataagccaaaagccataagttggtcttCATCTGCTTATTGTTTATTTCAGGACTTTTATCCAAACAtgtaactgcttattttttaaatcagcttcagcacttaagcacttaaaagtgcttttcagcacctaatgtTTATCGgctagtctaaatcagctaagccaaacgggctcttacACAGTTAAAGACCAAGCTTTTACTCAAAATTTGGAGTTGCTGTAACTTTGGAACTCAATTTTCCAAGAAACTGGGATAATAGCAACAACATTGGATTCCTAGGGAGGAAATAAAATATAGAGACAAAAAGGGTGAGAATGGGAATGAAGAAAAGAATGCAAACCGGAAGAATAACAGCAGGGCGAATGGTGGAAGAAGTGGTTGTTGTTGGCAAGTCAGTAGCTTGAGAAATAGCAGAGCAGCGTTTTGGAGTAGCATTAATGAATGTGTAAGGTGAAATGGAAGGTGACCATGTTACAGCCATAGCCATCTTCCCCCATTTGGCTTCTTCAGCCCACAAACGTTTTAACCGCTTTATTTGTGGTCCTCATTTTCCCACGGTTGTTTCTTGCTTCAAACTTGATAGGCCTGTGAGTCTGTTATATTATACATACTACTACTTCAATTATAGTATATCTGAGTTTAACTTATGTGCACACACAAGATGACCCCATCAAATTAAACTCACACGCAACAACATAGAGTAATTGTGTATTGTCAGCCTAATTGTCTAATTTagacaataaagtaaatgatGTAACTTTTTTTATATATTACTAATGTATAATGTTGGATTATATATCGCAGCTGAACCAATCACAATATCTTATTCACGTGTGAATTAAACAATTAGCATATACGAATGTTGTAGGGTTACCTCTTGAAACTTGAACAAAGCAAATCGATATCCTTCTCCAGTTTCAGAATTGCAAGACCTCAGCAACCTTCCACGGTCTTATATATAACTACGTTTTTTAGGTTaaaacccttttccaaaacctgttacGTTTTCTTCTTCCACTAAGgaaatatttccttttatttcctattatttaggcacagtagggaccacagaatttaattaacaagacttactattatggaattaatttcgaaattttgaaattaatttctaccataataaattacgaattattctactaaaaattcgtaattgcactccttagttcaatttcaaaattcttccataaaaccttatttaactccccatgttaagattcaaatactaaccaatcaaattaaattactgacaatttaatttattgattacttcctttagactttcacttaacttatttcatatgtcggatacaaaattcaccggccgggtttacacatgaaaacttataagctttcataaaggagtatgATCAATCTCAAaaaaccgagacatggattctatcaactaattattacttcgccaatgtatatcatcaTTGTCCAACTTACCAGGCTTATtcacccacgaaagaatctcgccttttaataaatcaaaataataaatgatatacacaactaataataattatatcaagattaagagtataagtacattgaatggactagagaaattattttattaagtcaatatAAAATATctatctctacttgatccgttcaatacatacaaaatgtactagcacaataagttggaattaaaccatttccataatcaaga of the Nicotiana tabacum cultivar K326 chromosome 7, ASM71507v2, whole genome shotgun sequence genome contains:
- the LOC107827413 gene encoding uncharacterized protein LOC107827413 — its product is MAMAVTWSPSISPYTFINATPKRCSAISQATDLPTTTTSSTIRPAVILPGLGNNTNDYEKLALILKGYGVPTAIAKVSRIDWLRNAAGLLDSNYWRGTLRPRPVLDWYLKRIDEAVSEAKELAQGGSGSLTLIGHSAGGWLARVYLQEFGFSDVSLLLTLGTPHLPPPKGLPGVIDQTRGLLYYVEEHCAKAVYSPQLRYVCIAGRYIQGSRFLGSSSTYSSEVEASVDQPTSEVAAVSNTNPETASTFRARFVGQGYKQVCGQADVWGDGVVPEVSAHLKGALNITLDGVYHSPVGSDDATRPWYGSPAVVEQWIRHLLV
- the LOC107827420 gene encoding uncharacterized protein LOC107827420 isoform X2 encodes the protein MSALRHAAFRGCRFLLEAAKATTRSPKAASSSASKNKAAATTSKSSTSAGKQGRSPSARPTGLLKVTPVSPTLHSFLGVSETSRGDAVKKIWDYIKLHNLQISILLLCA
- the LOC107827420 gene encoding upstream activation factor subunit UAF30 isoform X1; this encodes MSALRHAAFRGCRFLLEAAKATTRSPKAASSSASKNKAAATTSKSSTSAGKQGRSPSARPTGLLKVTPVSPTLHSFLGVSETSRGDAVKKIWDYIKLHNLQDPMNKREINCDHKLKTIFGGKDKVGFLEISKLLSAHFVKPN